The following proteins come from a genomic window of Flavobacterium crocinum:
- a CDS encoding DNA topoisomerase IB, whose protein sequence is MNAARKELLMNQLIKAPHLVIEKLDLEYINDNQLTIVRCREGEDFVYKKNGRNVKSKSELKRIKSLVLPPAWENVRIADCTNGHLQAVGVDDKKRKQYRYHPKWNLIRNQTKFYKIAEFGAKLPSIRKQVDIDLEKKEWSKEKVTALVIRLMEETHIRIGNEKYAKDNKSYGLSTLRKRHININKNSLRFEFIGKKGKLHTITTRNKKLIKLVSRCEEIPGWEVFKYYDKNGEKKVLDSHMVNEYLHEISGEYFSAKDFRTWAASIIFFESLMELGVTSDEKEIKQNVITAFDLTAEALGNTRKVCKDYYVHPLLISTYEDGTIQKYFDKVKKSRSTKKYFSRTETAFSELIQNYQIDLESPCQ, encoded by the coding sequence ATGAACGCAGCAAGAAAAGAATTATTAATGAACCAGCTGATAAAAGCGCCACATTTAGTGATCGAAAAACTAGATCTGGAGTATATAAATGACAATCAGCTGACGATTGTACGCTGCCGCGAAGGTGAAGATTTTGTCTATAAAAAGAATGGACGAAATGTCAAATCGAAATCGGAATTGAAAAGAATAAAAAGTTTGGTTTTACCTCCAGCATGGGAAAATGTTCGTATTGCCGATTGCACAAACGGACATTTACAGGCAGTAGGAGTAGACGATAAAAAAAGAAAACAATATCGTTATCATCCAAAATGGAATTTGATTCGGAATCAAACCAAATTTTATAAAATAGCCGAATTTGGCGCTAAACTTCCATCGATCAGAAAACAAGTTGATATTGATTTGGAAAAGAAAGAATGGTCGAAAGAAAAAGTTACAGCTTTGGTAATTAGGTTAATGGAGGAAACGCATATTAGAATCGGAAACGAGAAATATGCCAAAGACAATAAATCATACGGACTTTCTACTTTAAGAAAACGCCACATCAATATCAATAAAAATTCGCTTCGGTTTGAGTTTATCGGTAAAAAAGGAAAACTACATACGATTACAACCCGAAACAAAAAATTGATAAAACTCGTAAGCCGATGTGAAGAAATTCCGGGTTGGGAAGTTTTTAAATATTACGACAAAAACGGCGAAAAGAAAGTATTGGACAGCCACATGGTTAATGAATATCTCCATGAAATTTCAGGTGAATATTTCAGTGCAAAAGATTTTAGAACCTGGGCAGCGTCGATTATATTTTTTGAAAGTTTGATGGAATTAGGAGTTACTTCTGATGAAAAAGAGATCAAACAAAATGTTATAACAGCCTTTGACTTAACCGCTGAAGCATTAGGAAATACAAGAAAAGTCTGCAAAGATTATTATGTGCATCCGCTTTTAATTTCAACTTACGAAGATGGAACTATTCAGAAGTATTTTGATAAAGTAAAGAAAAGCCGAAGTACAAAGAAATATTTTTCAAGAACAGAAACCGCGTTTTCTGAATTGATTCAGAATTATCAAATCGATTTGGAATCACCGTGTCAATAA
- a CDS encoding DUF1328 domain-containing protein — protein MLRWTVIFIILAIVAGIFGFGGIAAGAASIAKILFFIFLVLFIISLISGRSRV, from the coding sequence ATGTTACGTTGGACAGTCATTTTTATTATTCTAGCCATAGTGGCGGGAATATTTGGTTTTGGCGGAATTGCCGCTGGAGCAGCTAGTATTGCTAAAATTTTATTCTTCATATTTTTAGTATTATTTATTATCTCGTTAATCTCAGGAAGATCAAGAGTATAA
- a CDS encoding DUF5661 family protein encodes MGTKSGAYQDVYIKRDDEMVSLKNDVTDFCEKYIKPVHPKNWDWSVRDFENPKNDPTIAEARAIANVVFKDLNSKKTDVDLSTMNNVHAIRAYLDPKSKHEAFNMEEFAFALKVELEHGRVKDVNVTNNHPFLTAMIALAHMTESLTYYKRLKVMEAEGEIYEIVRKLETSPTGKEQWYIELGKAEQELNEARAGLAERLARMDDIPVLKIIGD; translated from the coding sequence ATGGGAACAAAAAGCGGTGCTTATCAGGATGTTTATATCAAAAGAGATGATGAGATGGTAAGCCTTAAAAATGATGTAACAGACTTTTGCGAAAAATACATTAAACCGGTTCATCCTAAAAATTGGGATTGGTCGGTTCGTGATTTTGAGAATCCTAAAAATGATCCCACTATTGCTGAAGCAAGAGCAATTGCGAACGTAGTTTTTAAAGATTTAAATAGTAAAAAAACAGATGTTGATCTTTCGACTATGAATAATGTGCATGCCATAAGAGCCTATTTGGATCCAAAAAGTAAACACGAAGCTTTTAATATGGAAGAATTTGCTTTTGCCTTAAAAGTAGAATTAGAACATGGCAGGGTAAAAGATGTTAATGTAACCAACAATCATCCTTTTTTAACCGCGATGATTGCATTGGCACACATGACCGAAAGTTTGACTTATTATAAAAGATTAAAAGTGATGGAAGCTGAGGGCGAAATCTATGAAATTGTGCGAAAGTTGGAAACTTCTCCAACAGGAAAAGAGCAATGGTATATAGAATTAGGCAAAGCAGAACAGGAACTTAATGAAGCGAGAGCAGGTCTGGCAGAACGCCTGGCGCGAATGGACGATATCCCGGTATTAAAAATTATTGGCGATTAA
- a CDS encoding YciE/YciF ferroxidase family protein: MKTTENTTNSKKATANETTPRGVTKPKSNAASGLTELFEDGLKDIYWAEKALTKALPTMVKNASSVELKDAIDNHLTETEEQITRLEEVFKILGKKATAKKCDAMEGLIEEAKGMLEETEIGVVRDAAIIAASQKIEHYEIATYGTLRQFAETLGLPEAATLLEQTLDEEKGADKILTEVAVNAVNLEAAEIE, encoded by the coding sequence ATGAAAACTACAGAGAATACTACGAATAGTAAAAAAGCCACTGCAAATGAAACAACGCCTAGAGGCGTTACAAAACCAAAATCGAATGCAGCTTCTGGACTTACAGAATTATTTGAAGATGGCTTAAAAGATATCTATTGGGCAGAAAAAGCTTTGACCAAAGCATTGCCAACAATGGTTAAAAATGCTTCTTCAGTAGAATTGAAAGATGCAATTGACAATCATTTAACCGAAACCGAAGAACAAATTACTCGTCTAGAGGAAGTTTTTAAAATTCTAGGCAAAAAAGCCACAGCTAAAAAATGTGATGCAATGGAAGGTCTTATTGAAGAAGCCAAAGGAATGCTGGAAGAAACCGAAATTGGCGTAGTGCGCGATGCCGCAATTATTGCCGCGAGCCAAAAAATTGAGCATTATGAAATTGCGACATACGGTACATTGAGACAATTTGCCGAAACTTTAGGATTGCCGGAAGCTGCGACACTTTTAGAGCAGACACTCGATGAAGAAAAAGGTGCAGATAAAATTCTAACAGAGGTTGCCGTAAATGCAGTGAATCTTGAAGCTGCCGAAATTGAGTAA
- a CDS encoding DNA-formamidopyrimidine glycosylase family protein encodes MPEGPSIVILKEDVQQFTGNKIISVSGNASIDISRLKDKTINTFKTWGKHFLICFDSFTVKIHMLMFGTYRVNERKESTPRLSLVFEDGELNFYTCSVKFLEGDINSHYDWSVDVMNESWNPKKAQVSLEKMPDKTICDVILDQNIFAGVGNIIKNEVLYRCYVHPESIIGKIPPNEISQIIAECSIYSFEFLYWKKKFELKQHWEAYTKSVCMRCNLPFHKKQTGDRKRRSFFCSNCQELYI; translated from the coding sequence ATGCCCGAAGGTCCTTCCATAGTGATTTTAAAAGAAGATGTGCAGCAATTTACCGGAAATAAAATCATTTCTGTTTCCGGAAATGCGAGTATTGATATTTCCCGACTAAAAGATAAAACGATTAATACCTTCAAAACCTGGGGTAAACATTTTTTAATTTGTTTTGATTCTTTTACCGTTAAAATTCATATGCTGATGTTTGGCACTTATAGAGTTAACGAACGTAAAGAATCAACGCCGCGTTTAAGTCTGGTTTTTGAAGATGGAGAACTCAATTTCTACACCTGTTCCGTTAAATTCTTAGAAGGGGATATTAATTCTCATTATGATTGGAGTGTCGATGTAATGAATGAAAGCTGGAATCCAAAAAAGGCGCAAGTCAGTTTAGAAAAAATGCCGGATAAAACGATTTGTGATGTAATCCTGGATCAAAACATTTTTGCGGGAGTAGGGAATATCATTAAAAATGAAGTATTGTACCGCTGCTACGTTCACCCCGAATCTATAATTGGAAAAATTCCGCCAAATGAAATCAGTCAGATCATTGCCGAATGTTCGATTTATAGTTTTGAATTTTTGTATTGGAAAAAGAAATTTGAACTCAAACAACATTGGGAAGCTTACACCAAAAGTGTTTGTATGAGATGTAATCTGCCATTTCACAAAAAACAGACTGGAGACCGAAAACGCAGAAGTTTTTTCTGTTCCAATTGTCAAGAATTATACATATGA
- a CDS encoding DUF72 domain-containing protein — translation MKNQVLIGCSSYYNSFWKKVFYPQTLPSKEWFNFYCQHFDTYEFNGSFYKFPTLKIFQNWYDKSPDFFLFSIKVPKEITHIKKLQDCENLLNDFYTICKNGMKDKLGAILFQFPPSYAFSKEKLNSIIDILNYDFQNVIEFRHESWWNVEVWNSFKENNITFCSVSHPNLPQTIFKDFPLLYIRFHGIPKMFHSSYSTDELTDINSNIDSTKKGFVYFNNTASEAGILNALELKRMNV, via the coding sequence ATGAAAAATCAAGTTTTAATAGGTTGCTCGAGTTATTATAACAGCTTTTGGAAAAAAGTATTTTATCCGCAGACTTTGCCATCAAAAGAATGGTTTAATTTTTACTGCCAGCATTTTGATACTTATGAATTTAATGGCAGTTTTTATAAGTTTCCAACTCTTAAGATTTTTCAAAATTGGTATGATAAATCGCCTGACTTTTTTTTGTTTTCTATTAAAGTCCCAAAAGAAATTACGCATATCAAAAAACTTCAAGACTGTGAAAATCTTTTAAATGACTTTTATACTATTTGTAAAAATGGAATGAAGGATAAACTGGGAGCAATTTTGTTTCAATTTCCGCCTAGTTATGCTTTTAGTAAAGAAAAATTGAATAGTATAATTGACATTTTGAATTACGACTTTCAAAATGTAATTGAATTCAGACATGAAAGCTGGTGGAATGTAGAAGTCTGGAATTCTTTTAAAGAAAACAACATTACATTCTGCAGTGTGAGTCATCCCAATCTTCCACAGACTATCTTTAAAGATTTTCCTTTATTGTATATTAGATTTCACGGAATTCCCAAAATGTTTCATTCCAGTTATTCTACTGATGAGTTAACTGATATAAATAGTAATATTGATTCTACAAAGAAGGGATTTGTTTATTTTAATAATACAGCAAGTGAGGCTGGTATTTTGAATGCATTAGAATTAAAACGAATGAATGTTTAA
- a CDS encoding pyridoxamine 5'-phosphate oxidase family protein — translation MGDHKDLTDEFAVDKIKDLAEHIKTCMFCTYNEYRLQSRPMSVQKIDDLGQLWFLSDRNSSQNAEISLNPTVEIFFSEPHDKFLTLHGTASISYDRETIKELWSPIVKVWMPGGEDDPNLSVIKVVPEDGYYWNNKNGKMVAIAKMTAAFVTGKTMDDGIEGTLKL, via the coding sequence ATGGGAGATCATAAAGACCTTACAGACGAATTTGCTGTCGATAAAATTAAAGATCTGGCAGAACATATTAAAACCTGTATGTTTTGTACATACAATGAATATAGATTACAATCAAGACCAATGTCTGTGCAGAAAATAGACGATTTAGGACAACTTTGGTTTTTATCGGATCGAAACAGTAGTCAAAATGCTGAAATTTCATTAAATCCAACGGTGGAAATTTTCTTTTCTGAACCGCACGACAAATTCCTCACATTACATGGAACGGCAAGTATTTCGTATGATCGAGAAACGATTAAAGAATTATGGAGTCCGATTGTAAAAGTCTGGATGCCTGGGGGCGAAGACGATCCAAATTTAAGTGTAATCAAAGTAGTACCGGAAGACGGTTATTATTGGAATAACAAAAACGGTAAAATGGTTGCTATTGCTAAAATGACCGCCGCCTTTGTTACTGGAAAGACAATGGATGACGGAATTGAAGGTACTTTGAAACTTTAA
- a CDS encoding response regulator, which yields MADYTILYTDDDEDDISIFTDAVDSISREIKLQTYSGGDKLLSAIFNPPSTPYVVFLDLNMPGKNGFDVLEELRNSDYKKDIPVVIYSTSSEPGIIEKCRALGANAFITKPILMSDIIKSIELAIQIEWDKFIPTKSNFVFKF from the coding sequence ATGGCTGATTACACTATATTATATACTGACGATGATGAAGATGATATCAGCATTTTTACAGACGCAGTAGATTCGATATCAAGAGAAATTAAATTACAGACCTATAGTGGAGGAGATAAACTGCTAAGCGCCATATTTAATCCGCCATCAACCCCTTATGTAGTTTTTCTAGATTTGAATATGCCAGGAAAAAATGGATTCGATGTTTTAGAAGAGCTTAGAAATTCCGACTATAAAAAAGATATTCCGGTTGTAATTTATTCTACTTCGAGCGAACCTGGAATCATTGAGAAATGCCGAGCTTTGGGAGCAAATGCCTTTATAACAAAACCGATTTTGATGAGTGATATTATCAAATCAATAGAACTAGCTATTCAGATTGAGTGGGATAAATTTATTCCAACCAAATCTAATTTTGTTTTCAAATTTTAA
- a CDS encoding PAS domain S-box protein has translation MNNNYDFLANGGEMGELTRAKDWSKTPIGPVEFWPQSLRTTLGILLNSKFPMFLFWGPDHICFYNDAYRPSLGNDGKHPAILGEKGADFWSEIWDFIQPLINQVLTQSEATWHEDQLLPIYRNGKMEDVYWTFSYSPVNDEEGKTSGVLVICNETTDKVLTNQKLKESNERYLNSILQAPNAMCIFRGSNHTIEIANKLMLEIWEKKEEEVLHKPVFDALPEVRDQGLEEILREVYTTGETFTAQELPVKLYRKGNILTHFINVTYEALKESNGEISGILAIANDVTPQVNARHTVEESEKRFRNTVKQLPLGIGILKGEDLVLEMANATYLHIIDKNESDVIDKPIFDSVPEAKETVFPLLKNVFETGVPYYTDELPVTLNRYNSEELGYFNLVFYPLKESDIITGVIVVAYEVTEEVKGRHLLTESEKAFRNIVMESPIAMAIFRGNDHIIEMANTTMIYSIWQKEEKDVIGKPLIEVFPELVTQKYPELLNEVLHNGKTIRENEAIAYVDIKGKLKKFYLDYEYTPLYEKNGKSSGVMVTVNDVTNKVKARKKLETAEERVRLAAEIGEIAMWDLDLQTRKLIYSDNLLDLFGFEKDKKLEHQDIRSRILPEDEPIIEEALAKAFKTSIYRYEARILKLDNTISWIKVHGKVFFDENKEPAKMIGTVMDITVEKNNQQVLEKSEKKFRLLADSIPQLIWTSDAIGNLNYFNETFYNYCGYSKNEIEKNGWLQVVHPDDREENVKLWMESVKTGHDFLFVHRFKRYDGEYRWQLSRAVAQLDEFGKISMWVGTSTDIEDQKNFTNQLEEQIIDRTTQLEIQNRDLVNMNIELQSFAYISSHDLQEPLRKIQTFASRLNELDDQNISANAKTYLSRIEISARKMQTLIQDLLTYSRANSADRVFTTVNINDILDEVISDFSEKIEEKKAKVEFHDLGEAVLIQFQFRQLLHNLVENALKFSRNGIPPRVQISVTEVNGSAIPNAEFKDKIYHHLKVSDNGIGFDMEYKEKIFEVFQRLNTESEFKGTGIGLAIVKKIVENHKGFVTVSSEKDKGSTFNVFIPDLS, from the coding sequence ATGAATAACAATTATGATTTTTTGGCAAATGGAGGAGAAATGGGAGAACTTACCCGAGCCAAAGATTGGAGCAAAACACCCATTGGACCAGTAGAATTTTGGCCTCAAAGTCTTCGTACTACTTTGGGGATTTTATTAAATTCTAAATTTCCAATGTTTTTGTTTTGGGGTCCAGATCATATTTGTTTTTATAATGATGCCTATCGTCCAAGTTTAGGAAACGATGGCAAACATCCTGCAATACTCGGAGAAAAAGGAGCCGATTTCTGGTCGGAAATTTGGGATTTTATTCAACCTTTAATCAATCAGGTGTTGACTCAAAGCGAAGCAACCTGGCACGAAGATCAATTGTTACCCATTTATAGAAACGGTAAAATGGAAGACGTTTATTGGACTTTCAGCTACAGTCCTGTAAATGATGAGGAAGGAAAAACTTCGGGAGTATTGGTAATCTGTAATGAAACTACAGATAAGGTTTTAACCAACCAAAAGCTCAAAGAAAGCAATGAACGTTACTTAAACAGCATTTTACAGGCTCCCAACGCGATGTGTATTTTTAGAGGTTCAAATCATACTATTGAAATCGCCAATAAACTAATGCTCGAAATTTGGGAAAAAAAGGAAGAAGAAGTTCTTCATAAACCCGTTTTTGATGCACTTCCTGAAGTTCGCGATCAGGGATTGGAAGAAATTTTAAGAGAAGTTTACACTACAGGAGAAACTTTTACTGCTCAGGAACTACCTGTGAAATTATACCGAAAAGGCAATATTTTAACCCATTTTATCAATGTGACTTATGAAGCCTTAAAGGAATCTAACGGCGAAATATCTGGTATTTTGGCTATTGCCAATGATGTTACACCTCAGGTCAATGCACGTCATACTGTCGAAGAAAGCGAAAAACGTTTCAGAAATACCGTAAAACAGCTTCCACTTGGAATTGGTATTCTAAAGGGAGAAGATCTGGTTTTAGAAATGGCGAATGCGACTTACCTTCATATTATTGATAAAAATGAAAGTGATGTAATCGACAAACCCATTTTTGATTCGGTTCCAGAAGCTAAGGAGACTGTTTTTCCTTTATTAAAAAATGTTTTTGAAACAGGAGTACCTTATTATACGGATGAACTTCCTGTGACATTAAACCGCTATAATAGTGAAGAATTGGGTTATTTTAATCTGGTTTTTTATCCATTAAAAGAAAGTGACATTATTACCGGAGTTATTGTCGTAGCTTATGAAGTAACTGAAGAAGTAAAAGGAAGGCATCTTTTGACCGAAAGTGAAAAGGCTTTTCGAAATATAGTTATGGAATCTCCAATTGCAATGGCAATCTTTAGAGGAAATGATCACATTATTGAAATGGCCAATACGACCATGATTTATAGCATTTGGCAGAAAGAAGAAAAAGACGTCATTGGAAAACCGCTGATAGAAGTTTTTCCAGAACTAGTCACTCAAAAATATCCTGAATTATTAAATGAAGTGCTTCATAATGGAAAAACCATTCGTGAAAACGAAGCTATTGCTTATGTTGATATTAAAGGAAAACTCAAAAAATTCTACTTAGATTACGAATACACACCGCTTTACGAAAAAAATGGAAAATCATCGGGCGTGATGGTTACTGTTAATGATGTTACGAATAAAGTAAAAGCCAGAAAAAAACTGGAAACTGCTGAAGAAAGAGTCCGATTGGCTGCCGAAATTGGAGAAATTGCCATGTGGGATTTGGATCTTCAAACCAGAAAATTAATTTATAGTGATAATTTACTGGATCTTTTTGGTTTTGAAAAAGATAAAAAACTAGAACATCAGGATATCAGAAGCCGAATTCTTCCAGAAGATGAACCTATTATAGAAGAAGCTTTAGCCAAAGCTTTCAAAACGAGTATTTACAGATATGAAGCCCGTATTTTAAAATTAGACAATACCATCAGCTGGATAAAAGTACACGGAAAAGTGTTTTTTGATGAAAATAAAGAACCTGCCAAAATGATTGGAACTGTAATGGATATTACGGTCGAGAAAAACAATCAGCAGGTTTTGGAAAAAAGCGAGAAGAAATTCAGACTCCTTGCCGACTCTATTCCACAGCTTATCTGGACAAGTGATGCAATTGGAAATCTGAATTATTTTAATGAAACTTTTTATAATTACTGCGGTTATTCTAAAAATGAAATTGAAAAAAATGGATGGCTTCAAGTCGTACATCCTGACGATCGCGAAGAAAATGTCAAACTTTGGATGGAATCGGTTAAAACAGGTCATGATTTTCTTTTTGTACATCGTTTTAAGCGTTATGACGGTGAATATCGTTGGCAACTAAGCCGTGCAGTCGCTCAATTAGATGAATTTGGTAAAATTTCGATGTGGGTTGGAACCAGTACTGATATCGAAGATCAAAAAAACTTTACCAACCAACTGGAAGAACAAATTATTGATCGTACGACTCAACTCGAAATTCAAAATCGGGATTTAGTCAATATGAATATTGAACTGCAGTCTTTCGCCTATATTTCAAGTCATGATCTTCAGGAGCCTTTAAGAAAAATACAAACTTTCGCCAGCCGATTAAACGAATTGGATGATCAGAATATTTCGGCGAATGCCAAAACCTATTTGTCTAGAATTGAAATATCGGCAAGAAAAATGCAGACGCTTATACAAGATTTATTGACCTATTCCCGCGCAAATTCTGCCGATCGTGTTTTTACAACTGTAAATATAAATGACATTTTGGATGAAGTAATCAGCGATTTCTCAGAAAAAATTGAAGAAAAGAAAGCTAAAGTAGAATTCCATGATTTGGGAGAAGCTGTATTGATTCAGTTTCAATTCAGACAACTATTACACAATTTAGTAGAAAATGCTTTAAAATTCTCTAGAAACGGTATTCCACCAAGAGTGCAAATCTCAGTTACAGAAGTAAATGGAAGTGCTATTCCAAATGCCGAATTTAAGGATAAAATCTATCACCATCTGAAAGTTTCGGATAACGGAATTGGTTTTGATATGGAATACAAAGAAAAAATCTTTGAGGTATTTCAGCGTTTAAATACCGAAAGCGAATTTAAAGGCACTGGAATTGGTCTTGCAATTGTCAAGAAAATTGTTGAAAACCATAAAGGTTTCGTCACCGTTTCCAGCGAAAAAGACAAAGGATCAACTTTTAATGTTTTTATCCCTGATTTATCGTAA
- a CDS encoding SemiSWEET family sugar transporter: MNYIDIIGLFAGACITISTIPQILKVWKTKKVKEISLKMFGILTFGIAIWIIYGILKSDWPIIITNGISLCLNLIMVYFILHYEKE, encoded by the coding sequence ATGAACTATATAGACATCATTGGACTTTTTGCTGGAGCTTGTATTACCATCTCCACGATTCCGCAGATTTTGAAAGTTTGGAAAACCAAAAAAGTAAAAGAGATTTCTCTTAAAATGTTTGGCATTCTTACTTTTGGAATTGCGATATGGATTATTTACGGCATTTTGAAAAGTGACTGGCCAATCATTATCACTAATGGAATTTCACTTTGTTTGAATCTTATTATGGTATATTTTATTCTTCATTACGAAAAAGAATAG
- a CDS encoding SDR family oxidoreductase translates to MTKTKTFPEQKQNLPGNEHMMKPEPEIIRENYVGSGKLLGKTAFITGGDSGIGRSVAVHFAREGANIAIVYLKEDKDARETKEMIEKEGQQCLLISGDLKDEKFCKSAIKKCHSTFKNINIIVNNAAVQFPEKELEKITTANLHKTFETNIYPYFYITQAALPFLKEGDVIINTTSVTAFRGSEHLADYASTKGAIVSFTRSLSGMLAKRKIRVNGVAPGPIWTPLIVATFDKLSDFGKDNPMERAGQPSEVAPAYVFLACEDSSYITGQFIHINGGELVGA, encoded by the coding sequence ATGACGAAGACAAAAACATTCCCCGAACAAAAACAAAATCTCCCTGGCAACGAACATATGATGAAACCGGAACCAGAGATCATTAGAGAAAATTATGTTGGAAGCGGAAAACTATTAGGAAAAACCGCTTTTATAACCGGCGGTGACAGTGGCATTGGACGAAGCGTAGCTGTTCATTTTGCCAGAGAAGGTGCCAATATTGCCATTGTTTATTTAAAAGAAGATAAAGATGCGCGCGAAACTAAAGAAATGATAGAAAAAGAAGGCCAGCAATGCCTTTTGATAAGCGGTGATTTAAAGGATGAAAAATTCTGCAAATCGGCGATTAAAAAATGTCATTCTACTTTTAAGAACATCAATATTATAGTGAACAACGCTGCAGTGCAATTTCCCGAAAAAGAATTGGAAAAGATTACCACTGCCAATCTTCATAAGACTTTTGAAACCAATATTTATCCGTATTTCTATATTACACAAGCCGCACTTCCGTTTTTAAAAGAAGGTGATGTGATTATCAATACGACTTCTGTAACTGCTTTTCGCGGAAGTGAACATTTGGCAGATTATGCCAGTACAAAAGGTGCAATTGTCAGTTTTACCAGATCGCTTTCTGGAATGCTGGCAAAACGAAAAATACGGGTAAACGGTGTTGCACCCGGACCAATCTGGACACCGCTTATCGTGGCAACTTTTGATAAATTATCTGATTTTGGAAAAGATAATCCGATGGAAAGAGCCGGACAACCTTCTGAAGTTGCACCTGCGTATGTTTTTCTGGCATGTGAAGACAGCAGTTATATTACAGGACAGTTTATTCATATTAATGGTGGTGAATTGGTTGGTGCGTAG
- a CDS encoding hybrid sensor histidine kinase/response regulator, whose translation MVLIVDDIRANIIALKKTLELHNIDVDSAESGEEALKKILKTDYCLIIMDVQMPGLDGFEVVKILSGNQRTKDIPVIFLSALNTEKKYIFKGYETGAVEYITKPVDSDLLILKVKTFIKIYEQQNELKIMKDLLSKEIKIRKEAQDNLEIKIAERTKELVQKNEELELRNHELQQFSWVVSHDLNEPIRKIQIFIKIIKDLYLKTDDKAIDYVNRTIKSAERMQTLITDLLAYSRLSAQVKPERTDLNEVLQEVLSDFDYLIENKNATIKTNELPTVDSIPSQMRQVFQNLIGNALKFSGSEEKPIIEITSETILEKSFDSPTSPEGNFCRITVKDNGIGFDEIYLDRIFIIFQSLNDRQTYEGTGIGLAIAKKIIEKHNGLITAKSEVGQGASFIIILPLKYKLK comes from the coding sequence ATGGTATTAATTGTAGATGATATACGGGCCAATATTATTGCCTTAAAGAAAACATTAGAACTGCATAATATCGATGTCGATAGTGCTGAATCTGGAGAAGAAGCTTTAAAGAAAATTCTAAAAACAGATTATTGCCTGATTATAATGGACGTTCAGATGCCGGGACTTGACGGATTTGAAGTCGTTAAAATCCTTTCTGGTAATCAGCGCACCAAAGATATTCCGGTGATATTTCTTTCGGCTCTTAATACCGAGAAGAAATATATCTTTAAAGGATATGAAACCGGGGCAGTAGAATACATTACAAAACCGGTCGATTCTGATTTGTTGATTTTAAAAGTCAAAACCTTCATTAAAATCTACGAGCAACAGAACGAGCTCAAAATAATGAAAGACCTGCTTTCTAAAGAAATCAAAATTAGAAAAGAAGCGCAGGACAATCTTGAAATTAAAATTGCGGAAAGAACTAAAGAACTGGTTCAGAAAAATGAAGAACTGGAACTTCGAAATCACGAATTACAGCAGTTTTCCTGGGTCGTCTCGCACGATTTGAATGAACCTATACGAAAGATTCAGATTTTCATCAAAATTATAAAAGATCTTTATTTAAAAACCGACGATAAAGCAATCGATTATGTCAACCGAACCATAAAATCGGCTGAGAGAATGCAGACCTTAATTACCGATCTTCTGGCTTATTCCAGACTTTCGGCTCAGGTAAAACCAGAAAGAACAGATTTAAATGAGGTTTTACAAGAAGTATTATCCGATTTTGATTATTTGATCGAGAACAAAAATGCGACTATCAAAACCAATGAACTTCCAACAGTAGACAGTATTCCGAGTCAGATGCGTCAGGTTTTTCAAAATCTGATTGGTAATGCATTGAAATTTTCCGGTAGCGAAGAAAAGCCGATAATCGAAATTACATCAGAAACAATTCTTGAAAAATCATTTGACAGTCCCACATCTCCTGAAGGTAATTTTTGCAGAATTACCGTAAAGGATAACGGAATTGGTTTTGACGAAATTTATCTCGACAGAATTTTTATTATCTTTCAGAGCTTAAACGATCGCCAGACTTACGAAGGAACCGGAATCGGACTTGCAATTGCAAAAAAAATAATTGAAAAACATAACGGATTAATAACAGCTAAAAGTGAAGTAGGACAAGGCGCAAGCTTTATTATTATACTTCCTTTAAAATACAAACTAAAATAA